ATCGCTCCAGGAGTATTCTTGAATGGTGATGGAAATGGTGCGGATAAAGCTGATGGGTGCTTTCGCCCACCTCGCTGGCGCGAGGGAGCTCGAGGTTAGGATCGAGGGGAGGAAAACCGTCGACGAGCTCCTCCGCGAGCTCATTCCGAGGTACGATGAATTCAAGGACAAGATCATAATGATAAACGGCCATCCAGCAAGGGGCGATGCGGAGGTCGAAGATGGGGACGAGCTCAAGGTAATGCCCGTCCTGAGCGGGGGGTAAACATGGAGCGCCTCGAATATTCAGCCCGTCTCAAGTGGGACGGCAACGTGGGAAGTGAAGTGAAGGTGAGAGGGTTTTCATTCAGCATAGACACGAACACCGATGGTCATAACAAGGGACCAAACCCGACGGAATACCTCTTGGCCGCTATAGGCGGCTGTCTGACCGTCAACTGGGGAAGGTTAATCAAGAGGATGCGCCTTGACGTTGGGGAGATGGAGATAACCGTTTCGGGATGGAGGGACAGGGAGGAGCCCCAGCTTAGGGAGATAACCTACAGGGTTAGGGTGGTTACCAGCGAGCCGGAGAGGAAGATAATGCGCGTTAAAGAACTTGCCGAGAAGTATGGAACGGTTTTCAACACCGTTGGAGCGGAAAAGATAAGAGGAGAAGTTTAGACCTTTCAAGTATAGTTCTACTGCCCCGATTTTCTTTTCTGCTGGGATTTTGTTGCGGCGAAAGGGTTTTAAAGCTGAAACCACCCAGTAAATAATGATTTCAGCCTTCACATTCCCCCTTCTTTTTCTGAAGTATTTTCAGAAATTTAAACCTGACGCCCCACTGCTTATCCTAACAGTATCATGATGGGAAGAGATGCATTTTTAAAGAAGATGCAGTATGAACATCACTTTATTCCTGTAGACAACAGAACTCTAAGTGTTGAGAGTGTGTACTACACCCTCCGCTATGGAGTCGTAGGAAAAATATTGAATCTACTTATAGCAGAGCGTACTATTAAAAGAAGACTTTTAAAAGCCCACTTAAAGCTAAAAGAAGTAGCGTTTACTGTAATTAATTCTCATAATGCAAATAATAAGCCTATTATATATCCTTAATCTTGAATCTTGTTTTTGGCGTAGAAACATAAAGGTGATGTAAAATAGAATGGAAGTCGGTGTTAATTGGCTTTATAATTGGAGCCCTTATAGCAGTTCCCTATGGTTTAGCTCATTCAGGTGGAATTAACGAGGATGAAAGAAGTGGCTTTTGGAGTGGCTTTGGCCCAATGATGAGTGGCCATGGAATGGGAATGATGGGCAACAGCATGATGAACGGTGACATGTACGAAGAGATGGGAAAGCACATGGAAACAGGGGACTTCGAGGGAATGCAAGAAGAAATGGAAGAACACGTGGGTGTTGAATGGGAAGAGATGAGGGAGATGCATGAGAGCTGTGAAAAGTTCATGGGCTTTGAAGAAGATGAAGAGGAGGGAAGCTCCTGATTTATCCGTTTTCTATTTATTTTGAGGGGTTGATGCCGTGAAGAAATAGTTCCTTTTTGGAGTTTTGCTTGTACTAGTGCTTTTAATACCATTCTTATACTCCTATCTGGCCATTGAAAAGGGGATATTTTTTCTGGGTATGTTATTGAAGGTAGACCTGCTGAGATCCAAAATGCAGTGGTTCTTGCAGATACTGATTGTACGCCAAACAAAGAGTATACTACCCTCACATGCACAGCAATAATTAATGCTAACGGAGAGGTTTTGAAAGTGCGTTATACTCATCCCATTGATGTTCCTTGCCTTTCGAGGGGGGATAAGATTAAGATAAGATTAATACAACAAGATTCAACTCTGGAGATTATACGAATAAGCAAATCCTCAATGGAGCATTAAACATGTACATTTCCATAAATTGAAATTGGAATTATATAAGAGGTGTTACAGAATGAAAAGGGGTATCCCTCTGTTATTTGGTTTATTAAGTATGGGTGGAATTGTTTTAGCAGAGCCGGTAAATGAATTCACAGGATTGACGACACTTTCTGTAATAGCACTTGGAACCCTAAATGCGTTTAGACCTTCAATTTTCTTGATGATTGTATTCCTTCTTTCGATGATAGCCCTGGTTGATAAAAATAAAGTCCTCAAAGTAGGCCTCTCCTTCACCGCCGGTGCTTTTTTTGGGATATGCTATAATAGCTTCCGTTCTGATGAATCTTCATGGAAAATTTATGGGTTTAAGATACTTTGTCGTAGCTTTTGGTATTATTGTAGGGGTTTATAAGATAGCATCTTCTTTTGGATATGGGAAGATATCTCCAAGCAATCCCTTAAGGGAAAAAAGCAACAGAATTCTCGAAAAGGCCACTTCACTGCCAAGCGCTTTCTTGGTTGGCAGCATAATGTCGTTCCTTTCCCTTTCATGCGTTCTTCCCTCGTATCTGCTGGTAACATCTTTGTTATCAGATGGATTTCTCCTTAGGTGCTAGGGCAACGCTTTAGGAGTATTCAGTGGGATATCAGTCTTTCCTTTGGCGTTAGTCACATTGGGATTTCATTATGGAAGTAGATATGCAAAGCTCGGTGAAGCTGTCAATAAACTTTCAAAATTGAGTGGAAGAGGAGATTTAGCCATGGGAGTGATCCTGGTGGTCGTGAGCATCCTTTACCTCATGCTCCTGGGATAGTTTAACTTTCTCCAGGTTTTCCCTTGCCTTCTTGAACTCTCTAAAGCAGGTGGGACAGCAGAAGAAGTAGACCTTGTTGTGGTACTTGTAAACTATCGGCTCTCCAACGATTTCCTTTCCGCAGTAGTCGCACTTGAAGGGCACCTTTATTTTTGGTTTGAGCTTCTTTTCCCTGCTCTCAAGGATGGGCATTACCTCAATGACCTCCACGCCAGTGCCCTCAATGACCTTCCTGAGCTCTTCCATATTTTCTACGGCCACCTTGATGAGGTACTTCGTGCTCGTAAAGCGGTTTATCTCGATTATCTCCTCAAACTCGTCCATTTTCTCGGGGTTTTTGGTCCTAACTATAAGGGCCACCACGTTGTGCGCCCTCCGAAGTTCGGGATTTAGCTTTATTGTGTAACCCTGGATTATTCCCTCCTTCTCGAGCTTCTCCAGTCTAAATCTTATTGTAGGTCTGCTAACTCCAAGCCTCTCCGCCAGCTCCGATATTCTCAGCCTCGCATTGTCCATTAAAAGGTATATGAGCTTTAGGTCCAGATCGTCTAATTTGGTCATCTCAACTTCCACCTGTGAGTATTTGTTGCCAGAATATAAAAAACATTCGGTTAAAATTTACATTTTGGTATGAATAATACCCATAAGTTCCGTTACGAAGTAAATATTGGTGGTGGAAGTGAAGATCACTCTTAAAGTTAATGGCATGACATGTGCCATGTGCGTTAAGACCATAGAGATGGCTTTGGCTCAACTGGAAGGTGTTAAAGCCGCAAAGGCCAACCTGAACAGCGAGACGGTCTTTGTTGAATTTGATGAGTCAAAAGTTAGTTTGAATCAGATCATCAAAGCCATAGAGGACGTTGGATATGAAGTCATCAGGGAGCGCAGGGATGCGGTGATAAAAATAGGTGGTATGACGTGCGCGATGTGCGTTAAAACCGTTGAAAACGCCATAAAAGAACTTCCCGGTGTTTTTGAGGTAAACGTTAATCTCGCAACCGAGAGCGCAAGGGTTTCATACAACCCAGCCCTTGTAACAATTGAGGACATCAAAAAGGCCGTTGAGAGCGTCGGCTACGAGTTTCTGGGCGTGGAAGGAGAGGAAACTCACGAGATAGAGAAGGAAGTGAGGGAAAAGCACATAAGGGAGATGAAGCGCAACCTTGTAGTAGCTTGGAGTGTTGGGATACCCCTGTTTATTTCCATGCAGCTAAAGAGGTTTGGGATTCACATCGAAAACCTGATCTATGCTCAGTTTCTTCTTGCGACGATAGCTATACTCTATGCTGGCAGGGGGATTTTCGAGAAGGCCTATTCTTCACTCAGACATAAGACCCTTAACATGGAGGTTATGTACTCTCTGGGCATAGGTTCCGCGTATTTGACGAGCGTTTTGGCCACATTCGGGATAATTCCAGAGGAGTTTAACTTTTACGAAGCGAGCGTTCTTCTTATGGCGTTCCTGCTCCTCGGAAGGTTCCTTGAGGAGAGGGCAAAGGGGAGAACGAGTGAGGCGATAAAGAAGCTCATGGGCCTCCAGGCAAAGAAAGCCACCGTTGTTAGGGACGGAAAGGAAATCGAGGTTCCGATTAGCGAGGTCAAAGTTGGGGATGTAGCTATTGTAAAGCCGGGTGAAAGGATTCCCGTTGATGGAGTGGTCGTGGAAGGGGAAAGCTACGTCGATGAGTCAATGATAACGGGCGAACCGATTCCGGTCCTCAAGAAGAAGGGGGAGAAGGTAATAGGCGGGACCATAAACAGGAACTCCGTCCTAAAGATTAAGGCGGAAAAAGTTGGTAGAGACACACTCCTCGCTCAGATAATAAAACTGGTCGAGGAAGCCCAAAACACGAAGCCTCCGGTGCAGAGACTGGCCGATAAGGTCGTGACGTACTTCATTCCGTCGGTGCTCACGATAGCCCTCCTTTCCTTTGCCTACTGGTACTTCATAGCCAACAAGCCATTGGTGTTTGCCTTTACCACTCTCCTCAGCGTTCTCGTTATAGCGTGCCCGTGCGCCTTTGGTTTAGCAACCCCAACGGCTTTAACGGTGGGAATAGGCAAGGGGGCTGAAATGGGAATATTAATCAAAAACGGGGAAGTGCTTGAGATTGCAAGAAAGGCCACGGTTGTGCTCTTCGACAAAACTGGAACTCTCACAAAAGGACAGCCTGAAGTCACGGATATAATAACCTTTGACATGGATGAAAAAGAACTCTTAAGGCTGGCAGCATCAGCAGAGAAGCGTTCGGAGCACCCGCTTGGGGAAGCAATTGTTAGAAGGGCTCAAGAGCTTGGTCTTGAGCTTCAGGAACCCGAAGAATTTGAGGCAGTTACTGGAAAGGGCATCAAGGTCAAAGTGGATGGAAAAGAAATACTTGCCGGAAACAGAAAGTTACTCAAGGAAACCGGATATCTGACAGAGGATATCGAAGAAAAGCTTCATAAACTTGAAGATGAGGCAAAAACGGCCATAATTGTGGCTATAGACGGCAAGATAGTAGGAGTTATCGGAATCGCAGACACAATAAAGGAGCATGCAAAAGAAGCTATTGAAGAACTTCACAGAATGGGCAAGAAGGTCGGAATGATAACCGGTGACAACAGAAGGACGGCAGAGGCGATAGGGAAGGCCCTTGGAGTGGACTACGTTTTAGCTGAGGTTTTGCCCGGAGATAAGGCCAACGAGGTCAAGAAGCTCCAGAGGAAAGGGGAGATAGTGATTTTCGTTGGCGATGGAATAAACGATGCTCCGGCTCTGGCGCAGGCTGATGTGGGAATAGCGGTTGGAAACGCAACCGATATAGCCATGGAGAGTGGAGACATAGTTTTGGTTAGGAACGATCCAAGGGACGTTGTGAAGGCCATAAAGCTCAGCCAGAAGACAATATCAAAGATAAAGCAGAACATATTCTGGGCAATGTTCTACAACACGGTACTCATCCCTTTCGCGGCGGGGCTCGCATTTGTGCTCTTTGGTGTAACTTTTAAACCCGAGTGGGCCGCTGGAGCCATGAGTTTGAGCAGCGTGAGCGTTGTCACAAACTCCCTCATGCTCAAGCGTGTTAGGATTTGACAACCCTTTTATCTTTTGAAAGCAAAATAGTGGTGGTGTGGATATGATCGAGGAATATGTTGGGAAGATAGATTTCAGCAGGGGAAAAGTCGTGCTGTGGTTTTCAATTCCGGGTTGCCCTCCATGCAGGTTAGTTGAGAGCTTTATGGAAGAGCTCAGCGAGGAGTTTAAGGAGATAGCCATTATCCACGTGGACGCTGAGAAGTGGGGCGAGCTGGTTGAGAGGTTCGGCATTCTGAATGTTCCTACACTCGTTTACCTCAAAGATGGGAAAGAGCTCACAAGGCAAAATCTCATAAGAACCAAGGAGGAGGTTCTACTAAAATTTGAAGAACTTCGTGAGACTTAGCTTTGAATAAATTTGAAGCTTTCAAAATCCTTTTATATTTTTAGAACGAGCATATTTTAGGGGAAAGACGTGAAAAAAGTTATTGGGGCAGCAATTTTGTTGGGTTTGCTGGTAGGAGTTTACGTCATAGGGTCTCAAGAAGAGGGAAGATACATAACCCTAAGGGCTACCTTCAAGATGGGTGGCGCAGTTTACAAGGGATATGAACTTGAAGGAGAGGTGCTTGTTTTTAAGTTTGAACGAAGTGGAGACTTCTTCACGCAGGCAATAGAGACAAAAGAATTCACCACAAGGGAGAAGCTCTCTCCTAAGAAAGTGATTATGGAAGTAAACACCAACGGCGAAGTAAAAAGGTATGAGGCGAAGTTGATTGAAGAGAAAGGAGATGTAGTTATTTACGATGCTAGCGAGCTCTAACCTTCTAGAACCCCAACGGGGAAGATGTATAAAGGCTCTCCGGGCACATCCATTACTCTTTTGACCTCCTCATCAATGAAGGCCCCGACGGCAACGGTTCCAAGGTTCAGGGCGGTAACTTGAAGGTAGATGTTCTGCCCCATGTGGCCTGAATCCATGTGCACGTACCTATATCCTCTCTCCCCGTATCTCCCCGTCGTCCTCTCGTAGTGTGCCACTACGACGATGTTTATCGGAGCTGTTTCCACGTGTCTCTGGCCTAAGCATGCTTTCGCCAGGGGTTTGTTTATATCCCCTTCTCTCACGAGCTCTAAGCTGTGAGTTTTCCCATCGTAGTGATAGAGACCGGGCTTAAGGCCCTCCACATTTGAAACCGCCACATAGACCTCAAAGGGGTAGCAAGCACCTGCGCTTGGAGAAGTCCTTTTACCCCAGGCGTTTATTCCATAAGCGGCCCAGAGAAGCTGGGAGAGTTGTTCGAGGGTTAACAGCTCCTCTCTGTACCTCCTCACGCTCTTCCTCAGGTTTATCGCTTCCTCGACGCTCATTTCTCCCTTAAGCCTTGGGGCGGGAAGTTCAATCCTCATGGCGCATCCCAAAATTGATGAAGGCGTCTTCACTGATTAAGGTTTTGGTGTCAAAGTGAAAAAGCAGGGAAAAACGCTATTCCTCTGCAATTACCGGTGCTGCACTTCCCGCCTCGAATTTCGCCGTGAACAGGCCTCTTGTCTTGTTGGCTATCCACACGAGGCTCAGCATTATGGGCACTTCCTCCAAAACACCCACAACCGTGGCCAAAGCAGCTCCGCTTTCGAGGCCGAAGAGAGCTATGGCGACCGCCACGGCCAGCTCAAAGAAGTTGCTTGCTCCTATGAAGGAAGCCGGAGCTGCAACCTTGTGCGGGAGCTTCCAGAGCCAGCTCCAGCCATAGGCTATTGCAAAGATGAAGTACGTCTGTATTGTCAGTGGAATCGCTATGAGGACTATGTGGAGAGGATTCTCAAGGATTATCTTCCCCTGGAAGGAGAAGAGGAGTATCAGCGTGAGAAGGAGGCCAACTATTGAAATGCTGTTAAGCTTTGGAAGGAACTCGCGCTCGAACCACTCCGGGCCCTTCGTTTTGAGGATGTGTCTCCTCGAAAAGTAGCCGGCAGTCAGCGGGATGACTACAAAGAGAATCACCGAGAGGAGGAGCGTGTCGTATGGAACGGGAACCTCATTGAGGCCCATGAGGAAGCCGACTATCGGGGCAAAGGCGAAGAGGATTATGAGGTCATTCGTTGCAACCTGCACGAGCGTGTAGAGGGGGTCCCGTCAGCTAAGTAGCTCCATACAAAGACCATCGCCGTGCACGGAGCAGCACCGAGGAGTATTGCGCCGGCTATGTACTCCTTAGCGAGCGACGGCTCGATGATGCCCATCTTGAGGGAGAAGAGCGTCCCTATGAAGAAGGAGCTTATGAGGAACATGCTGAAGGGCTTTATTAGCCAGTTGGTCACCCAAGTGACGGTTAGACCTTTGAGCATCTGACCCTTATGAACGCGCCTTATGGCTGAAAAGTCCACCTTGACCATCATAGGGTAAATCATCGCCCAGATCAAGACCGCTATGGGCATGTTAACGTTAGCTATGGTGAACTTTGAGAGCGCCTCAGGAAGTGCTGGGATGAGTTTTCCGATGGCTATGCCAGCTATTATGCAGAGCGCCACCCATACCGAGAGGTACTTTTCGAAAAAGTTCAACCCTTTTTTCTCGCCCATTCTCTACACCCACCTGATTGAAGGAGTTTTCAAATAAAAGTCTTTTTAAAACCAAAGGTGAAAGCTCAAATGAAGTACACTTCATCTACATTGATCTCTATAGATTATTGCGGAAAGATATTTAAAATGGCTTTCTAACAACCTCATCGGAGGAGGGCGGAATGGAAGAAAAGCTCATCCTCTTCGTCTGCGTGAAAAACTCCGCAAGGAGCCAGATGGCAGAGGCTTTCTTCAACCACTTCAACGACGACCCAAGGTTTAAAGCAATGAGCGCTGGGACGGAGCCAGCTGATGAGATAGATCCTTTAGCAAAGAAGGCCATGGAGGAGATTGGAATCCCCCTTGATGGTCAGTACCCGAAGCTCTACACGGAGGAAATGGCCGATAAAGCCTACATCGTCATCACGATGGGCTGTCTTGACAAGTGCCCGTACGCCCCGCCGGAGAAGACGTGGGACTGGGGGCTTGAAGATCCCTACGGAAAACCGGTAGAGAAGTACCGGGAAGTGAGGGACGAGATAAAGAAGCGCGTGCTAAAGCTCATCGAAGACCTGAAGGCCGGAAAGAGCAGGGAAGAGATAATCGGAAGAAACGGCCTTTTCACTCTTTGAATATCTCCCCGCTGACAAGGTCTATCCCGATTTTCCTAACCTTCAGCTTCCAGAGCTTTTCCGGGGCGCCGCCGCCTTCCTCTCTGTAACCGGCCATCTCGATTATTCCCGCGTCCTCAAGGGCTGAAAGGTGGTAATAGAGGGTGGAGCGCGGCATCTCCAAACCCCTCTCCTGGAGGGCCCTGTAAATTTCGTTCGTCCCCTTAACTCCATCGCTCAAAATTCTGATGATGCTCCTCCTCGGCTCCGCCAAGAGGGGTTTCAGAAGCATCATCAGGCTCTTCAGGTTTCTCATCTCACCCATCATCCACCTCGGCATTTTTATCACCGCTAATGGATAGCCTTCAGACCTTATAAAATTACCGCTTTAGTGGGTGTTTAATCCCAATATTATAGAAAACCTTATAAATAGTTTTGTGATATTACAAATTGAGAAAACCAATCGAGGTGGTGCAAAATGATTGGTGTTGCTATCCTCACTTACATCCTCGCGAGCATCTTTGCAATAGCAGGGATGGGAGCGGCTGGAGTGCTCATACCAAACTACATAGCGATGGGTCTGAGCGTTCACGCGGCCATGCTCCTCGGACTGACGCAGAACACAGCGGAGCTTACCGTGGCAACCGGGCTGAACTGGAAGAGAGGGCTGATTGAATGGAGGAAAGTTGCCAGGGTTTTCGTTCCAGCGGCCCTCTTTGTCCCGCTGGGTGCTTACATAAACATCCATATCCCGAGGGTGCTCGTCCTCGTGGCGTTCGCGCTCTTCCTGCTCTTCGCAATCTACCGCATGCTCTCCTCGGAGAAAGCCGGAGATAGAGACGGGTGGAAGACCTACCTGCTCGGAGCGGTTGAGGGCTTCACGGCCGGGCTGATAGGAATGGATGCCGCCCCGATAGCCCTCATAGCGTTCTCCTACCTCTTCGGCAACCCGAAGAAGGTTTCGGCCAACACTGCCGCGACCGCCCTCGGCGTTTCGAGCGTCACCCTGCTGACGTATCTGGCGCTCCTGCCGAGCATACCCATAGCGACAGGAACCCTGGTGGCAATAGCGACTGCCGGCTTCCTTGGCGGCGTAACTGGAGCGGTCTTGATGCACAGGATAAAGCCGCTCTACGTCCGCTACACGATGCTCGCCATACTCGGCCTGGCCTTCATTGAGATAGCGGCCAAGATATTCACGGCAGAAATTCCGAAGACGCTCTACGCCATCAGCGTTGGGGCGGTGCTGGCAGGCCTGCTGGGGTTCCTCTATTCAGCGGGGAAAAGCTCCTGGGAGGGAAAGTCCTCCCCGCCTCGTGACCCTTTCGTTGTTCTGTAAAAATGCTGGAGGTGGTTGAGATGCCGTTCGGAGTTCCCGGATGGAAGTGGAAGGTTGGAAGGTTTGGATATATGATGGAGAAAGAGCCAGACTGCGGGGAGATAAAGGCAAAAGCGAGGGATCTGCTTGAGAAAATTAGCAAAGGCGCTACCTGGAGGTGCCGCTGTGGAAGCCTTCACATCCCCTTGCTCATTGAGGGGGAAATAATTGGTGAGCTCTGGGAGGACGTTGAGCCGGGGAAAGTTGATATCGGCGCCTACCGGTTCGGAAGGTGGGGGACAAAGGTGCAGCTCGTGAAGGATGGAAGAGTGGTGGGCTTTATCTGGCTCGCCTGAGCCCTTTTATTTTTTGCCCATTAACATGAAAAATTTTTAATATGAAAAACAAACCAAAGGTGGTGGTTGATATGGAAACCGTGAAATTCCTGAAGGAGAAGATGGTCTATATAGTCTTCACGACGCTCATATTCTCATCGGCCTACGCGGGGATATACCACCGGGACCTCTTCCTCTCGCTGAAGGGGACCCTCCCGATAGCGCTCTTCATGATGCTCTTCCAGCCCATGGTTTTCATGGACATGAAAAAAGCCTTCACAAGCCT
This Thermococcus stetteri DNA region includes the following protein-coding sequences:
- a CDS encoding MoaD/ThiS family protein gives rise to the protein MVRIKLMGAFAHLAGARELEVRIEGRKTVDELLRELIPRYDEFKDKIIMINGHPARGDAEVEDGDELKVMPVLSGG
- a CDS encoding OsmC family protein; translation: MERLEYSARLKWDGNVGSEVKVRGFSFSIDTNTDGHNKGPNPTEYLLAAIGGCLTVNWGRLIKRMRLDVGEMEITVSGWRDREEPQLREITYRVRVVTSEPERKIMRVKELAEKYGTVFNTVGAEKIRGEV
- a CDS encoding TRASH domain-containing protein, whose amino-acid sequence is MTKLDDLDLKLIYLLMDNARLRISELAERLGVSRPTIRFRLEKLEKEGIIQGYTIKLNPELRRAHNVVALIVRTKNPEKMDEFEEIIEINRFTSTKYLIKVAVENMEELRKVIEGTGVEVIEVMPILESREKKLKPKIKVPFKCDYCGKEIVGEPIVYKYHNKVYFFCCPTCFREFKKARENLEKVKLSQEHEVKDAHDHQDHSHG
- a CDS encoding heavy metal translocating P-type ATPase gives rise to the protein MKITLKVNGMTCAMCVKTIEMALAQLEGVKAAKANLNSETVFVEFDESKVSLNQIIKAIEDVGYEVIRERRDAVIKIGGMTCAMCVKTVENAIKELPGVFEVNVNLATESARVSYNPALVTIEDIKKAVESVGYEFLGVEGEETHEIEKEVREKHIREMKRNLVVAWSVGIPLFISMQLKRFGIHIENLIYAQFLLATIAILYAGRGIFEKAYSSLRHKTLNMEVMYSLGIGSAYLTSVLATFGIIPEEFNFYEASVLLMAFLLLGRFLEERAKGRTSEAIKKLMGLQAKKATVVRDGKEIEVPISEVKVGDVAIVKPGERIPVDGVVVEGESYVDESMITGEPIPVLKKKGEKVIGGTINRNSVLKIKAEKVGRDTLLAQIIKLVEEAQNTKPPVQRLADKVVTYFIPSVLTIALLSFAYWYFIANKPLVFAFTTLLSVLVIACPCAFGLATPTALTVGIGKGAEMGILIKNGEVLEIARKATVVLFDKTGTLTKGQPEVTDIITFDMDEKELLRLAASAEKRSEHPLGEAIVRRAQELGLELQEPEEFEAVTGKGIKVKVDGKEILAGNRKLLKETGYLTEDIEEKLHKLEDEAKTAIIVAIDGKIVGVIGIADTIKEHAKEAIEELHRMGKKVGMITGDNRRTAEAIGKALGVDYVLAEVLPGDKANEVKKLQRKGEIVIFVGDGINDAPALAQADVGIAVGNATDIAMESGDIVLVRNDPRDVVKAIKLSQKTISKIKQNIFWAMFYNTVLIPFAAGLAFVLFGVTFKPEWAAGAMSLSSVSVVTNSLMLKRVRI
- a CDS encoding thioredoxin family protein, whose translation is MIEEYVGKIDFSRGKVVLWFSIPGCPPCRLVESFMEELSEEFKEIAIIHVDAEKWGELVERFGILNVPTLVYLKDGKELTRQNLIRTKEEVLLKFEELRET
- a CDS encoding SagB/ThcOx family dehydrogenase; translation: MRIELPAPRLKGEMSVEEAINLRKSVRRYREELLTLEQLSQLLWAAYGINAWGKRTSPSAGACYPFEVYVAVSNVEGLKPGLYHYDGKTHSLELVREGDINKPLAKACLGQRHVETAPINIVVVAHYERTTGRYGERGYRYVHMDSGHMGQNIYLQVTALNLGTVAVGAFIDEEVKRVMDVPGEPLYIFPVGVLEG
- a CDS encoding bile acid:sodium symporter translates to MQVATNDLIILFAFAPIVGFLMGLNEVPVPYDTLLLSVILFVVIPLTAGYFSRRHILKTKGPEWFEREFLPKLNSISIVGLLLTLILLFSFQGKIILENPLHIVLIAIPLTIQTYFIFAIAYGWSWLWKLPHKVAAPASFIGASNFFELAVAVAIALFGLESGAALATVVGVLEEVPIMLSLVWIANKTRGLFTAKFEAGSAAPVIAEE
- a CDS encoding arsenate reductase ArsC, with the translated sequence MEEKLILFVCVKNSARSQMAEAFFNHFNDDPRFKAMSAGTEPADEIDPLAKKAMEEIGIPLDGQYPKLYTEEMADKAYIVITMGCLDKCPYAPPEKTWDWGLEDPYGKPVEKYREVRDEIKKRVLKLIEDLKAGKSREEIIGRNGLFTL
- a CDS encoding winged helix-turn-helix domain-containing protein — encoded protein: MPRWMMGEMRNLKSLMMLLKPLLAEPRRSIIRILSDGVKGTNEIYRALQERGLEMPRSTLYYHLSALEDAGIIEMAGYREEGGGAPEKLWKLKVRKIGIDLVSGEIFKE
- a CDS encoding sulfite exporter TauE/SafE family protein translates to MIGVAILTYILASIFAIAGMGAAGVLIPNYIAMGLSVHAAMLLGLTQNTAELTVATGLNWKRGLIEWRKVARVFVPAALFVPLGAYINIHIPRVLVLVAFALFLLFAIYRMLSSEKAGDRDGWKTYLLGAVEGFTAGLIGMDAAPIALIAFSYLFGNPKKVSANTAATALGVSSVTLLTYLALLPSIPIATGTLVAIATAGFLGGVTGAVLMHRIKPLYVRYTMLAILGLAFIEIAAKIFTAEIPKTLYAISVGAVLAGLLGFLYSAGKSSWEGKSSPPRDPFVVL